One genomic segment of Myotis daubentonii chromosome 14, mMyoDau2.1, whole genome shotgun sequence includes these proteins:
- the GORASP1 gene encoding Golgi reassembly-stacking protein 1 isoform X2, producing MGLGSSTEQPAETSEGFHLHGVQDNSPAQQAGLEPYFDFIITIGHSRLNKETDTLRDLLKANVEKPVKLEVFNMKTMRVREVEVVPSNMWGGPGLLGASVRFCSFHRASEHVWHVLDVEPSSPASLAGLCPYTDYVIGSDQLLQESEDFFTLIESHEGKPLKLMVYNSESDSCREVSVTPNAAWGGEGSLGCGIGYGYLHRIPIQPPSYHKKPPGALPPGTPSPGAPPPGNPPSGALPPGTPPPGAPPSGTSPPGALPPGTLPSGTPPPGALPPGTTPLDSPAPPGPEMGSRQGDYLEALLQAPGSAIEGLLPEPGPLGSGVRDLGELPRPMETPLQPPPPVQRVMDPGFLDVSGISLLDSSASVWPSLPSFPELTSTAVPAAGLEDVGSSSGSHERGGEATWSGSEFEVSFPDSPGAQAQQDHLPQLTLPDSLTSAASPEDGLSAELLEAQAEEEPASTASPGLRAEAEAASQAQLATPEQHPGQRQGP from the exons ATgggcctgggctccagcaccGAGCAGCCCGCGGAGACCTCCGAGGGCTTCCACCTGCACGGG GTGCAGGACAACTCCCCAGCCCAGCAGGCCGGCCTGGAGCCCTACTTTGACTTCATCATCACCATCGGGCACTCGAGGCTG AACAAGGAGACTGACACGCTGAGGGACCTGCTGAAGGCCAATGTGGAGAAGCCGGTGAAGCTGGAGGTGTTCAACATGAAGACCATGCGGGTGCGCGAGGTGGAGGTGGTGCCCAGCAACATGTGGGGCGGCCCGGGCCTGCTGGGCGCCAGTGTGCGCTTCTGCAGCTTCCACAGGGCCAGCGAGCATGTGTGGCACGTGCTg GATGTGGAACCCTCTTCGCCcgcctcccttgctggcctgtgCCCCTACACAGACTATGTGATTGGCTCAGACCAGCTCCTGCAGGAG TCTGAGGACTTCTTCACGCTCATCGAGTCCCATGAGGGGAAGCCCTTGAAGCTGATGGTTTATAACTCCGAGTCCGACTCCTGCCGGGAGGTATCTGTGACTCCCAACGCAGCCTGGGGTGGAGAGGGCAG TCTGGGGTGTGGTATCGGCTACGGGTATCTGCACCGGATCCCAATCCAGCCCCCCAGCTACCACAAGAAGCCACCTGGTGCCCTGCCACCTGGTAC CCCATCACCTGGTGCCCCGCCACCTGGTAACCCGCCATCTGGTGCCCTACCACCTGGTACCCCACCACCTGGTGCTCCACCATCTGGTACCTCACCACCTGGTGCCTTGCCACCTGGTACTCTGCCATCTGGTACCCCACCACCTGGTGCCCTGCCTCCTGGAACCACCCCCCTGgactctcctgcccctcctggccCAGAGATGGGTTCCAGGCAGGGTGACTACTTGGAG GCCCTGCTGCAGGCACCTGGCTCCGCCATAGAGGGACTGCTTCCTGAGCCTGGGCCTCTCGGCTCTGGTGTGCGTGACCTCGGCGAACTGCCACGGCCCATGGAGACTCCTCTTCAGCCGCCGCCTCCAGTGCAGCGAGTCATGGACCCAG GCTTCCTGGACGTGTCGGGCATCTCCCTCTTGGACAGCAGTGCCAGCGTctggcccagcctgccctccttCCCAGAGCTGACCTCCACCGCCGTGCCAGCCGCAGGGCTGGAGGACGTCGGCTCCAGCAGTGGCTCTCACGAGCGTGGCG GTGAGGCCACGTGGTCTGGATCAGAGTTTGAGGTCTCCTTCCCAGACAGCCCCGGTGCCCAGGCCCAGCAGGACCACCTGCCGCAGCTGACCCTTCCCGACAGCCTCACCTCTGCAGCCTCGCCGGAGGACGGGCTGTCTGCTGAGCTGCTCGAAGCTCAGGCCGAGGAGGAGCCGGCAAGCACAGCAAGTCCAGGTCTCAGGGCGGAAGCCGAggcagccagccaggcccagctcGCTACCCCCGAACAACACCCTGGGCAACGGCAAGGCCCCTGA
- the GORASP1 gene encoding Golgi reassembly-stacking protein 1 isoform X3, protein MGLGSSTEQPAETSEGFHLHGNKETDTLRDLLKANVEKPVKLEVFNMKTMRVREVEVVPSNMWGGPGLLGASVRFCSFHRASEHVWHVLDVEPSSPASLAGLCPYTDYVIGSDQLLQESEDFFTLIESHEGKPLKLMVYNSESDSCREVSVTPNAAWGGEGSLGCGIGYGYLHRIPIQPPSYHKKPPGALPPGTSPPGTPLPGALPPGTPSPGAPPPGNPPSGALPPGTPPPGAPPSGTSPPGALPPGTLPSGTPPPGALPPGTTPLDSPAPPGPEMGSRQGDYLEALLQAPGSAIEGLLPEPGPLGSGVRDLGELPRPMETPLQPPPPVQRVMDPGFLDVSGISLLDSSASVWPSLPSFPELTSTAVPAAGLEDVGSSSGSHERGGEATWSGSEFEVSFPDSPGAQAQQDHLPQLTLPDSLTSAASPEDGLSAELLEAQAEEEPASTASPGLRAEAEAASQAQLATPEQHPGQRQGP, encoded by the exons ATgggcctgggctccagcaccGAGCAGCCCGCGGAGACCTCCGAGGGCTTCCACCTGCACGGG AACAAGGAGACTGACACGCTGAGGGACCTGCTGAAGGCCAATGTGGAGAAGCCGGTGAAGCTGGAGGTGTTCAACATGAAGACCATGCGGGTGCGCGAGGTGGAGGTGGTGCCCAGCAACATGTGGGGCGGCCCGGGCCTGCTGGGCGCCAGTGTGCGCTTCTGCAGCTTCCACAGGGCCAGCGAGCATGTGTGGCACGTGCTg GATGTGGAACCCTCTTCGCCcgcctcccttgctggcctgtgCCCCTACACAGACTATGTGATTGGCTCAGACCAGCTCCTGCAGGAG TCTGAGGACTTCTTCACGCTCATCGAGTCCCATGAGGGGAAGCCCTTGAAGCTGATGGTTTATAACTCCGAGTCCGACTCCTGCCGGGAGGTATCTGTGACTCCCAACGCAGCCTGGGGTGGAGAGGGCAG TCTGGGGTGTGGTATCGGCTACGGGTATCTGCACCGGATCCCAATCCAGCCCCCCAGCTACCACAAGAAGCCACCTGGTGCCCTGCCACCTGGTACCTCGCCACCTGGCACCCCACTACCTGGTGCCCTGCCACCTGGTACCCCATCACCTGGTGCCCCGCCACCTGGTAACCCGCCATCTGGTGCCCTACCACCTGGTACCCCACCACCTGGTGCTCCACCATCTGGTACCTCACCACCTGGTGCCTTGCCACCTGGTACTCTGCCATCTGGTACCCCACCACCTGGTGCCCTGCCTCCTGGAACCACCCCCCTGgactctcctgcccctcctggccCAGAGATGGGTTCCAGGCAGGGTGACTACTTGGAG GCCCTGCTGCAGGCACCTGGCTCCGCCATAGAGGGACTGCTTCCTGAGCCTGGGCCTCTCGGCTCTGGTGTGCGTGACCTCGGCGAACTGCCACGGCCCATGGAGACTCCTCTTCAGCCGCCGCCTCCAGTGCAGCGAGTCATGGACCCAG GCTTCCTGGACGTGTCGGGCATCTCCCTCTTGGACAGCAGTGCCAGCGTctggcccagcctgccctccttCCCAGAGCTGACCTCCACCGCCGTGCCAGCCGCAGGGCTGGAGGACGTCGGCTCCAGCAGTGGCTCTCACGAGCGTGGCG GTGAGGCCACGTGGTCTGGATCAGAGTTTGAGGTCTCCTTCCCAGACAGCCCCGGTGCCCAGGCCCAGCAGGACCACCTGCCGCAGCTGACCCTTCCCGACAGCCTCACCTCTGCAGCCTCGCCGGAGGACGGGCTGTCTGCTGAGCTGCTCGAAGCTCAGGCCGAGGAGGAGCCGGCAAGCACAGCAAGTCCAGGTCTCAGGGCGGAAGCCGAggcagccagccaggcccagctcGCTACCCCCGAACAACACCCTGGGCAACGGCAAGGCCCCTGA
- the GORASP1 gene encoding Golgi reassembly-stacking protein 1 isoform X1, translating to MGLGSSTEQPAETSEGFHLHGVQDNSPAQQAGLEPYFDFIITIGHSRLNKETDTLRDLLKANVEKPVKLEVFNMKTMRVREVEVVPSNMWGGPGLLGASVRFCSFHRASEHVWHVLDVEPSSPASLAGLCPYTDYVIGSDQLLQESEDFFTLIESHEGKPLKLMVYNSESDSCREVSVTPNAAWGGEGSLGCGIGYGYLHRIPIQPPSYHKKPPGALPPGTSPPGTPLPGALPPGTPSPGAPPPGNPPSGALPPGTPPPGAPPSGTSPPGALPPGTLPSGTPPPGALPPGTTPLDSPAPPGPEMGSRQGDYLEALLQAPGSAIEGLLPEPGPLGSGVRDLGELPRPMETPLQPPPPVQRVMDPGFLDVSGISLLDSSASVWPSLPSFPELTSTAVPAAGLEDVGSSSGSHERGGEATWSGSEFEVSFPDSPGAQAQQDHLPQLTLPDSLTSAASPEDGLSAELLEAQAEEEPASTASPGLRAEAEAASQAQLATPEQHPGQRQGP from the exons ATgggcctgggctccagcaccGAGCAGCCCGCGGAGACCTCCGAGGGCTTCCACCTGCACGGG GTGCAGGACAACTCCCCAGCCCAGCAGGCCGGCCTGGAGCCCTACTTTGACTTCATCATCACCATCGGGCACTCGAGGCTG AACAAGGAGACTGACACGCTGAGGGACCTGCTGAAGGCCAATGTGGAGAAGCCGGTGAAGCTGGAGGTGTTCAACATGAAGACCATGCGGGTGCGCGAGGTGGAGGTGGTGCCCAGCAACATGTGGGGCGGCCCGGGCCTGCTGGGCGCCAGTGTGCGCTTCTGCAGCTTCCACAGGGCCAGCGAGCATGTGTGGCACGTGCTg GATGTGGAACCCTCTTCGCCcgcctcccttgctggcctgtgCCCCTACACAGACTATGTGATTGGCTCAGACCAGCTCCTGCAGGAG TCTGAGGACTTCTTCACGCTCATCGAGTCCCATGAGGGGAAGCCCTTGAAGCTGATGGTTTATAACTCCGAGTCCGACTCCTGCCGGGAGGTATCTGTGACTCCCAACGCAGCCTGGGGTGGAGAGGGCAG TCTGGGGTGTGGTATCGGCTACGGGTATCTGCACCGGATCCCAATCCAGCCCCCCAGCTACCACAAGAAGCCACCTGGTGCCCTGCCACCTGGTACCTCGCCACCTGGCACCCCACTACCTGGTGCCCTGCCACCTGGTACCCCATCACCTGGTGCCCCGCCACCTGGTAACCCGCCATCTGGTGCCCTACCACCTGGTACCCCACCACCTGGTGCTCCACCATCTGGTACCTCACCACCTGGTGCCTTGCCACCTGGTACTCTGCCATCTGGTACCCCACCACCTGGTGCCCTGCCTCCTGGAACCACCCCCCTGgactctcctgcccctcctggccCAGAGATGGGTTCCAGGCAGGGTGACTACTTGGAG GCCCTGCTGCAGGCACCTGGCTCCGCCATAGAGGGACTGCTTCCTGAGCCTGGGCCTCTCGGCTCTGGTGTGCGTGACCTCGGCGAACTGCCACGGCCCATGGAGACTCCTCTTCAGCCGCCGCCTCCAGTGCAGCGAGTCATGGACCCAG GCTTCCTGGACGTGTCGGGCATCTCCCTCTTGGACAGCAGTGCCAGCGTctggcccagcctgccctccttCCCAGAGCTGACCTCCACCGCCGTGCCAGCCGCAGGGCTGGAGGACGTCGGCTCCAGCAGTGGCTCTCACGAGCGTGGCG GTGAGGCCACGTGGTCTGGATCAGAGTTTGAGGTCTCCTTCCCAGACAGCCCCGGTGCCCAGGCCCAGCAGGACCACCTGCCGCAGCTGACCCTTCCCGACAGCCTCACCTCTGCAGCCTCGCCGGAGGACGGGCTGTCTGCTGAGCTGCTCGAAGCTCAGGCCGAGGAGGAGCCGGCAAGCACAGCAAGTCCAGGTCTCAGGGCGGAAGCCGAggcagccagccaggcccagctcGCTACCCCCGAACAACACCCTGGGCAACGGCAAGGCCCCTGA